One genomic segment of Culturomica massiliensis includes these proteins:
- a CDS encoding D-glycero-alpha-D-manno-heptose-1,7-bisphosphate 7-phosphatase → MRRRKTSVNVVNPDEKPLNKAVFFNRDGTLNCDEGFDYIYRQEDVHFNPGVVEGLKKLQDAGYLLFIVTNQGGIAKGIYTHEQVKEVHDYMCAEFAKNGICITRIYYCPHHESVKTCVCRKPSPYMINLAIEEFNIDRNRSYMIGDSPRDTKAAEAAGIKSIKIHKNQDITPAVNKILGIRAKTINMNLDESEF, encoded by the coding sequence ATGCGAAGAAGAAAAACATCTGTAAACGTAGTGAATCCGGATGAAAAGCCTTTGAATAAAGCAGTATTCTTTAACCGGGACGGGACGTTGAATTGTGACGAGGGTTTCGATTATATCTACCGGCAGGAAGATGTACATTTTAATCCGGGAGTAGTCGAAGGATTGAAAAAACTGCAGGATGCTGGTTATCTTCTCTTTATCGTTACAAATCAGGGAGGAATCGCCAAAGGCATTTATACCCATGAACAAGTTAAAGAAGTACACGATTATATGTGTGCCGAATTTGCTAAAAACGGGATCTGTATCACGAGGATATACTATTGTCCCCATCATGAAAGCGTAAAAACCTGTGTTTGCCGAAAACCTTCTCCTTATATGATCAATCTGGCTATCGAAGAATTCAATATCGACCGCAACCGTTCCTATATGATCGGAGATAGTCCCCGGGATACCAAAGCTGCAGAAGCTGCCGGTATAAAATCCATCAAAATTCACAAAAATCAGGACATTACTCCGGCCGTAAATAAGATCCTAGGAATAAGAGCCAAAACCATCAACATGAATCTGGACGAATCCGAGTTCTGA
- a CDS encoding serine hydrolase, with the protein MRKSLFLFVELLISGTILAQTGKMDMKKYENQLPQQGRGNVQVAYQGKSIDQMIYEFMEEQGIPGMTLAIVQAPYIPRVVGYGITDIEKGNLASPKTIWPIGPISQGFTAVAVMQLYEKGKLNPDDKISKYLKDISENWKDITVLQLMQHSSGIADYRKQSGFTASKAYTPAELIAMVESAPLAFTPGTEVKQSATNFLLLTSIIEKVAKMPYHEFVKKNQIDYLGMKETYFDEDLSKVKQENIGASRNLHQAFKHDKDYIDPLETSTGYRDKEGKLEKVAPLNGAAMKGFSDLWASAEDVSHWDIALAGSILIAKPENRALIYEPTKLTNGKTVPAMAGWQFYHHKGLMDIKGNVPGHSAFLSRFTDPSELVCVTLLANKEGVDLTNLARRIAAAFDNGKMGTGANDNILYTYESQFSVPETMAKLNQNIKAMGIPVFAIFDHGKNAAEVGLELRPNQVIVFGSPKVGTKLMQDNPSISIELPLKISVWEDKNGSVWVTFPQMEQMALNYNMDSPIIEKMQDLLENLVAQSTNVY; encoded by the coding sequence ATGAGAAAAAGCTTGTTTTTATTTGTAGAACTGCTGATTTCGGGAACGATATTAGCGCAAACGGGAAAAATGGATATGAAGAAATATGAAAATCAATTACCTCAACAAGGCAGAGGCAATGTACAGGTTGCTTACCAGGGAAAATCCATAGACCAAATGATTTATGAATTTATGGAAGAACAAGGTATTCCCGGAATGACTCTGGCTATTGTACAAGCCCCCTATATACCGCGTGTCGTCGGATACGGAATAACGGATATCGAAAAGGGAAATCTGGCCAGTCCGAAAACCATTTGGCCGATCGGTCCTATTTCACAAGGATTCACCGCTGTTGCAGTGATGCAATTGTATGAAAAAGGAAAATTAAATCCGGACGACAAAATCAGCAAATATCTGAAGGATATTTCTGAAAATTGGAAAGACATTACCGTCCTCCAATTAATGCAGCACAGTTCCGGGATTGCTGATTACAGAAAACAAAGCGGATTTACGGCCTCGAAAGCCTATACTCCTGCCGAACTGATTGCCATGGTCGAATCAGCACCTCTGGCCTTTACCCCTGGAACAGAAGTAAAGCAAAGTGCCACTAATTTTCTGTTATTGACTTCAATAATTGAAAAAGTAGCAAAAATGCCCTATCACGAATTCGTAAAAAAGAATCAAATCGATTATTTGGGAATGAAGGAAACCTATTTCGACGAAGATTTGTCCAAAGTAAAACAAGAAAATATAGGAGCAAGCCGTAATTTACACCAGGCTTTTAAACATGACAAAGACTACATCGACCCACTGGAAACATCGACAGGCTACCGGGACAAAGAAGGCAAATTGGAAAAGGTAGCCCCTTTAAACGGAGCAGCAATGAAAGGTTTTTCCGACTTATGGGCCTCCGCAGAAGACGTAAGCCACTGGGACATTGCACTGGCCGGCAGTATCCTGATCGCCAAACCTGAAAACCGGGCATTGATCTATGAACCGACCAAACTGACAAACGGTAAAACAGTACCTGCAATGGCCGGTTGGCAATTCTACCATCACAAAGGATTGATGGACATCAAAGGCAATGTTCCCGGACACTCGGCATTCCTAAGCCGGTTTACGGATCCCTCCGAACTGGTATGCGTCACTTTACTGGCCAATAAAGAAGGAGTAGATTTGACAAATCTGGCACGCCGTATCGCTGCGGCATTCGACAATGGGAAAATGGGTACGGGAGCAAATGACAACATACTCTATACCTATGAAAGCCAGTTCAGTGTACCCGAAACAATGGCAAAATTAAATCAAAACATCAAAGCAATGGGAATTCCCGTATTCGCCATATTCGATCACGGCAAAAATGCAGCAGAAGTCGGGCTGGAACTCCGGCCAAACCAGGTCATTGTTTTCGGTTCCCCCAAAGTAGGTACCAAACTGATGCAGGACAATCCGAGTATCTCCATTGAATTACCTCTGAAAATTTCAGTATGGGAAGATAAAAACGGCAGTGTATGGGTTACTTTCCCGCAAATGGAACAAATGGCTTTAAATTACAATATGGATAGCCCGATCATTGAAAAAATGCAGGATTTGCTGGAAAATCTGGTAGCACAATCAACTAATGTTTACTAA
- a CDS encoding heavy metal translocating P-type ATPase, which yields MKQYASCGCCADKKAQPTSVLKKSGFIRDYWRVLLSLLLLLGGIMLNAMDMAFFRENYVALTWYFLAYFPVGLPVIKEAWESIFRKDYFSEFTLMSVATLGAFYIGEYPEGVAVMLFYAVGELFQDKAVDKAKRNIRALLDVRPERAVVVRGDVLIVEEPQRVQVDEVIEVKPGERVPLDGVMLNDVAAFNTAALTGESVPRNIREGGEVLAGMIVTDKVVRIRVTKPFDKSALARILELVQNASGRKAPAELFIRKFARIYTPVVIGLAVLIVSLPFLYSLVNTQFVFTFDNWLYRALVFLVISCPCALVVSIPLGYFGGIGAASRLGVLFKGGNYLDAITQINTVVFDKTGTLTRGTFEVQLCKPAPKFSEKELIRWVASVERNSTHPIAKAIERYAKDQKIEPVAVAGVTEIAGHGLVAEADGVRVLAGNTRLLSRFDIDFPEELLAVRDTIVVCALGDEYAGYLSLSDRLKEDAFTAVEDLRALNIRNIQILSGDKQRIVTNFAEKLGVTQAYGDLLPDGKVKHIEELRRNPENRIAFVGDGINDAPVLALSHVGIAMGGLGSDAAIETADVVIQTDQPSKVATAIKVGKQARRIIWQNISLAFGVKLLVLILGAGGMATLWEAVFADVGVTLIAILNAVRIQKMIK from the coding sequence ATGAAACAGTATGCCAGTTGCGGATGTTGTGCAGATAAGAAAGCACAGCCTACCAGTGTTTTAAAAAAATCCGGTTTTATCCGTGATTATTGGAGAGTTTTACTTTCATTGTTACTGTTACTCGGTGGAATAATGCTGAATGCAATGGATATGGCTTTTTTCCGGGAGAATTATGTCGCATTGACATGGTATTTTTTGGCTTATTTCCCTGTCGGACTCCCTGTTATAAAAGAAGCGTGGGAAAGTATCTTTCGCAAAGATTATTTCAGTGAGTTTACGCTTATGTCTGTCGCTACGCTGGGGGCTTTTTATATTGGCGAGTATCCCGAAGGGGTGGCAGTAATGCTGTTTTATGCTGTGGGAGAACTTTTTCAGGATAAGGCTGTCGATAAGGCAAAGCGCAATATCAGAGCTTTATTGGATGTCAGACCGGAAAGGGCTGTCGTCGTCAGGGGGGATGTCCTTATTGTAGAGGAACCTCAACGGGTACAGGTCGATGAAGTCATTGAGGTAAAACCCGGAGAGCGGGTACCGTTGGACGGTGTGATGTTGAATGACGTTGCAGCTTTCAATACAGCCGCCTTGACGGGAGAAAGTGTGCCCCGGAATATCAGAGAGGGCGGAGAGGTTCTTGCCGGAATGATTGTTACGGATAAGGTGGTCCGGATAAGAGTAACCAAACCTTTCGATAAAAGTGCCTTGGCCCGTATTTTGGAGTTGGTTCAGAATGCTTCCGGACGCAAGGCGCCGGCCGAATTATTTATTCGTAAATTTGCCCGTATCTATACGCCGGTTGTCATCGGTCTGGCCGTGTTGATCGTGTCGTTGCCTTTTCTGTATTCGCTGGTCAATACACAGTTCGTATTTACATTCGACAATTGGTTGTACAGGGCGTTGGTTTTTCTTGTTATTTCATGTCCCTGTGCTTTGGTTGTCAGTATTCCTTTGGGCTATTTCGGAGGTATCGGAGCGGCTTCCCGGTTGGGAGTTCTGTTTAAAGGGGGAAATTATCTGGACGCTATTACCCAAATTAATACAGTTGTATTCGATAAAACCGGTACATTGACTCGCGGGACATTTGAAGTGCAGTTGTGTAAGCCGGCACCGAAGTTTTCGGAGAAAGAACTGATACGTTGGGTGGCTTCTGTAGAGCGGAATAGTACACATCCGATTGCTAAAGCGATTGAACGTTATGCGAAGGATCAGAAGATAGAGCCGGTTGCTGTCGCCGGTGTAACGGAGATCGCCGGTCACGGTTTGGTCGCAGAGGCAGACGGAGTCCGGGTTTTGGCAGGAAATACCCGTTTGTTGTCCCGGTTTGATATCGATTTCCCGGAAGAGTTGCTTGCTGTAAGGGATACGATTGTGGTTTGTGCTTTGGGAGATGAATATGCAGGTTATTTGTCGTTGTCGGACAGGCTGAAAGAGGATGCTTTTACTGCTGTCGAGGACCTGAGAGCGTTAAATATCCGTAACATTCAGATATTATCGGGTGATAAACAACGTATTGTTACTAACTTTGCAGAAAAGCTGGGCGTAACGCAGGCATACGGAGACCTGCTTCCTGACGGAAAAGTGAAGCACATTGAGGAGTTACGCCGGAATCCGGAAAACCGGATTGCTTTTGTCGGGGATGGTATAAACGATGCTCCTGTTCTGGCTTTGAGTCATGTGGGGATTGCAATGGGAGGATTGGGGAGCGATGCCGCCATAGAAACGGCCGACGTCGTAATACAAACGGATCAGCCTTCTAAGGTTGCTACTGCTATTAAAGTCGGAAAACAGGCACGCCGGATCATTTGGCAAAATATCTCTTTGGCTTTTGGCGTAAAATTGCTTGTATTGATTCTGGGAGCCGGTGGGATGGCTACTTTATGGGAGGCCGTTTTTGCGGACGTAGGGGTTACACTGATTGCCATACTGAATGCCGTACGGATACAAAAAATGATTAAATAG
- a CDS encoding OmpA family protein — protein sequence MKTGKLFTALFLGSCIVFSGSVFPGCASMSNTGKGAMIGAGGGAALGAGIGALAGKGKGALIGAAVGAAVGSGTGALIGRRMDKQKKELEKIQEAKVESVTDVNNLQALKVTFDNGILFATNKSELSPSARTALTKFATSLKNSPDTDITIYGHTDNTGSRAVNEKLSKERADAVANFLVGNGINRSRITTEGLAYDQPVADNSTAEGRAQNRRVEVYITANSDMIKKAENGTLE from the coding sequence ATGAAAACAGGAAAACTTTTTACAGCACTCTTTTTAGGAAGCTGTATCGTATTCTCCGGATCGGTATTTCCGGGATGTGCAAGTATGAGTAATACCGGCAAAGGAGCGATGATCGGAGCCGGCGGTGGTGCAGCCCTGGGAGCTGGAATCGGAGCATTAGCCGGAAAAGGAAAAGGAGCATTGATCGGAGCCGCTGTAGGAGCTGCCGTCGGTTCGGGTACAGGGGCCTTAATCGGCCGGAGAATGGACAAACAGAAAAAAGAACTGGAGAAAATTCAGGAAGCCAAGGTAGAAAGTGTTACCGATGTCAATAATTTACAAGCCCTTAAAGTAACCTTCGATAACGGCATCCTGTTTGCGACTAATAAAAGCGAGTTGAGTCCCTCAGCACGTACAGCCCTGACAAAATTCGCAACATCCCTGAAAAATTCGCCGGATACGGACATTACGATCTACGGGCATACGGACAACACTGGTAGCCGGGCCGTCAACGAAAAACTATCGAAAGAAAGAGCCGACGCCGTAGCTAATTTTCTGGTCGGAAACGGAATCAACCGTTCCCGGATTACCACCGAAGGATTAGCTTACGACCAACCGGTTGCCGACAACAGTACAGCCGAAGGCCGTGCCCAAAACCGCCGCGTGGAAGTTTACATCACGGCAAATTCAGATATGATTAAAAAAGCAGAAAACGGGACTCTGGAATAA
- a CDS encoding peptidase U32 family protein: MRKVELLSPAKDLTIGIAAINNGADAVYIGAPAFGARKSAANSIEDIALLVNYAHRFYCRVFVTLNTVLYDSELKEAEQMIRRLYDIGVDALIIQDMGILKLDIPPIALHASTQMHNYDPEKIIFLDRLGFERIVLARELSLEQIREIRQQVKAELEVFIHGALCVSLSGQCYLSHYMSGRSANRGECMQACRMKWSVKDSDGKYILQDKYVLSLKDLNMSAHIKDLIDIGVDSFKIEGRLKDEKYVSNITNHYHSLIKTLIESENREVDRVGSGEIQSGFPADPERSFNRGYCDYFAVGRQTGLVNMETPKSIGKYIGTIRQVKGNRLWIAGGEDMHNGDGLCYPENGEWKGIRVNKAEGEVAECNEVLTVRPGTRLYRNYDHRFAVQLEKNHSFRKIGVRIKVVASAGHLKLYAEDEDGVKVFLEPQECFELAKGEGQRERLIRQLKKCGESDFFCQDVLYEGETLFLPVAAVNNYRRQLLENLSVEREKYREVLRMKKLVPEVNWREKVDWKGNVNNKAAALFYREHGAVDVEPGFETGNEQEGRELMRTRYCILYELGYCRKQGKDKKLHFPLYICNAKYCFRLDFDCQACFMKIIS, encoded by the coding sequence ATGAGAAAAGTAGAACTATTGTCTCCGGCAAAGGATTTAACGATCGGCATTGCGGCCATCAATAATGGTGCCGATGCCGTGTATATCGGTGCACCGGCTTTCGGCGCCCGTAAATCGGCGGCAAATAGTATCGAAGATATCGCGCTGTTGGTAAATTATGCCCATCGGTTTTATTGCAGGGTATTTGTGACTCTCAATACGGTGTTGTATGATTCGGAGCTGAAGGAAGCGGAGCAGATGATTCGCCGGTTGTATGACATCGGAGTAGATGCCCTTATTATACAGGATATGGGTATTTTGAAACTGGATATTCCACCGATAGCCTTACATGCCAGTACTCAAATGCACAATTACGATCCGGAGAAAATTATTTTTCTGGATCGGTTGGGATTCGAACGTATCGTGTTGGCCCGGGAACTTTCGTTGGAACAGATACGGGAAATCCGGCAGCAGGTGAAGGCCGAGTTGGAAGTGTTCATTCACGGTGCCTTATGTGTCAGTTTGAGCGGACAATGTTATCTTTCACATTATATGTCCGGGCGTTCTGCCAACCGGGGGGAATGTATGCAGGCCTGCCGGATGAAATGGTCCGTGAAAGACAGCGACGGGAAGTATATTCTTCAGGATAAATATGTATTGTCTCTGAAGGACTTGAATATGTCTGCCCATATAAAGGATTTAATTGATATCGGTGTAGATTCGTTTAAAATAGAGGGGCGGCTGAAGGATGAGAAGTATGTGAGTAATATTACAAACCACTATCATTCGCTTATCAAGACACTTATAGAATCAGAGAATCGAGAAGTGGACCGTGTCGGTAGCGGAGAAATTCAGTCCGGTTTTCCGGCAGATCCCGAACGGAGTTTTAACCGGGGATATTGCGATTATTTTGCTGTGGGAAGACAAACCGGATTGGTGAATATGGAAACCCCGAAGTCGATCGGTAAGTATATTGGGACGATAAGGCAAGTAAAAGGAAACCGCCTGTGGATTGCCGGTGGGGAAGACATGCATAACGGAGATGGATTGTGTTATCCGGAAAACGGGGAATGGAAAGGTATCCGGGTGAATAAAGCAGAAGGAGAAGTGGCTGAATGCAATGAAGTATTGACAGTACGTCCGGGAACCCGTTTGTACCGCAATTACGATCATCGGTTTGCCGTGCAATTGGAAAAAAATCATTCTTTCCGGAAAATCGGTGTTCGGATAAAGGTTGTTGCATCGGCGGGACATCTGAAGTTGTATGCAGAGGATGAAGACGGTGTAAAGGTTTTTCTCGAGCCGCAAGAATGTTTTGAGTTGGCTAAGGGAGAAGGACAACGGGAACGGTTGATACGGCAGTTGAAGAAATGCGGGGAAAGTGATTTTTTTTGCCAAGATGTCCTATATGAAGGAGAAACGCTATTTTTGCCCGTAGCCGCGGTCAATAATTACCGGCGGCAATTGCTGGAGAATTTGTCTGTAGAAAGGGAAAAATACCGGGAAGTTTTAAGAATGAAAAAGCTTGTGCCGGAAGTGAACTGGAGAGAGAAGGTCGATTGGAAAGGAAATGTGAATAATAAGGCGGCAGCGCTTTTTTACCGGGAACACGGGGCCGTGGATGTAGAACCGGGATTTGAGACCGGAAATGAACAGGAAGGCCGCGAATTAATGCGCACCCGCTATTGTATTTTATATGAATTGGGCTACTGCCGGAAGCAGGGAAAGGACAAAAAACTGCATTTCCCGTTATATATCTGTAATGCAAAGTATTGTTTCCGTCTGGACTTTGATTGTCAGGCTTGTTTTATGAAGATTATTTCTTGA
- the holA gene encoding DNA polymerase III subunit delta, whose protein sequence is MSFEEIIKDIKAKKYKPIYFLNGEEAFFIDRITDLIEKTVLTEEEKAFNQTVMYGNDVNMTTVTDTARRFPMMSERQVVIVREAQNIKDFDNLLPYIEHYQTSTILLLAYKNKKADKRKNVFKKLNASSNCIWFDSNKLYDNKIPDWIINYCKSSSYNITPKAAGILAESLGTDLSRVANEIDKLILLLPPGGTIKESLVEEHTGISKDFNTFELQTAIIQKDFLKANRIVNYFEANPKNSPLVLTIATLFKYFLNLLTYHYQKKSTPNAQEMARLLGINSFFMKDYTDGARMYNAVKCAGIISLLREYDMKSKGVGNVNSSDGELLKELVFKIMH, encoded by the coding sequence ATGAGTTTTGAGGAAATTATAAAGGATATTAAAGCCAAAAAATACAAACCCATTTATTTTCTGAACGGAGAAGAAGCGTTTTTTATCGACCGTATCACCGATCTGATCGAGAAAACCGTACTTACCGAAGAAGAAAAAGCCTTTAACCAAACGGTTATGTACGGCAATGACGTCAATATGACGACCGTTACCGATACGGCCCGGCGCTTCCCTATGATGAGCGAGCGGCAAGTGGTTATTGTCCGGGAAGCGCAAAATATCAAAGATTTCGATAATCTCTTACCTTATATCGAACATTACCAAACCTCAACCATCCTGTTACTGGCCTACAAAAACAAAAAAGCCGACAAGAGAAAAAATGTATTTAAAAAACTAAATGCCTCTTCCAACTGTATCTGGTTCGATTCCAATAAATTATACGACAATAAAATCCCGGATTGGATTATAAACTACTGTAAATCGAGTTCATACAATATTACGCCCAAGGCTGCAGGTATTTTAGCCGAAAGCCTGGGAACTGATTTAAGCCGGGTAGCAAACGAGATCGACAAGCTGATATTACTGCTTCCGCCGGGAGGAACGATAAAAGAATCGTTGGTAGAGGAACACACCGGTATCAGTAAGGATTTCAATACCTTTGAACTACAAACGGCCATCATTCAAAAAGATTTCCTCAAAGCCAACCGCATCGTCAATTATTTCGAAGCCAACCCCAAAAACAGTCCGTTGGTACTGACGATTGCCACCTTGTTTAAATATTTTTTGAATCTGCTGACCTATCATTATCAGAAAAAATCGACCCCTAATGCACAGGAAATGGCAAGACTGCTGGGCATCAACAGCTTTTTTATGAAAGATTATACCGACGGGGCGCGTATGTACAATGCAGTCAAATGTGCCGGCATCATCTCATTATTGCGTGAATATGACATGAAATCCAAAGGCGTAGGCAATGTCAATAGTTCCGACGGAGAATTGCTGAAAGAACTGGTCTTTAAAATTATGCATTAA
- a CDS encoding bifunctional enoyl-CoA hydratase/phosphate acetyltransferase → MKIEKISDIYESLKQNANKKRLVVSYANDSHSIEAAYKAVKMGLIEAILIGDEKEVRNVCAELGYDAGCFKMIHEPNDIKAAQKAVELVREGQADVIMKGLVSTDKYMRAILNKEKGLVDPNTILSHVTVMECPGYHKLLVISDVAVIPAPDLNQKIAMIKYVTLTAKALGIECPKVALVTPTEQVLPKVQSTVDAAILSKMAERGQICSSVIVDGPMALDVAIDREAAQIKKVHSLVAGDADCLVFPNLEAGNVFYKTNTKICKSNQGAILVGAKVPSVLSSRGDSVETKLNSIALAALLA, encoded by the coding sequence ATGAAAATCGAAAAAATCAGTGATATTTATGAATCACTAAAACAGAATGCCAATAAAAAACGTCTGGTGGTGTCTTATGCTAATGACAGTCATTCGATCGAGGCTGCTTATAAGGCTGTAAAGATGGGATTGATAGAAGCGATATTGATCGGGGATGAGAAAGAAGTCAGGAATGTATGTGCGGAATTGGGTTATGATGCGGGGTGCTTTAAAATGATACATGAGCCCAACGATATAAAAGCTGCTCAAAAAGCGGTAGAATTGGTTCGGGAGGGACAAGCCGATGTGATTATGAAAGGCTTGGTCAGTACGGACAAATATATGCGTGCTATATTGAATAAGGAAAAAGGTTTGGTAGATCCGAATACGATATTGTCTCATGTGACGGTGATGGAATGTCCGGGGTATCATAAATTATTGGTGATAAGTGATGTCGCTGTTATTCCGGCGCCTGATCTGAATCAAAAGATTGCGATGATCAAATATGTGACCCTGACTGCTAAAGCGTTGGGGATAGAGTGTCCGAAAGTTGCTTTGGTGACTCCGACAGAGCAGGTATTGCCCAAGGTGCAGTCGACGGTGGATGCTGCAATCTTATCCAAAATGGCGGAGCGGGGACAAATTTGTTCTTCTGTGATCGTGGACGGTCCGATGGCTCTGGATGTTGCCATTGACCGGGAAGCAGCGCAGATCAAGAAAGTACATTCATTAGTTGCCGGAGATGCGGATTGTTTGGTATTCCCGAATCTGGAAGCCGGAAATGTATTTTATAAGACCAATACCAAAATCTGTAAGTCTAATCAGGGGGCTATTTTGGTCGGAGCCAAAGTACCGAGTGTATTGTCTTCCAGGGGAGATAGCGTGGAAACCAAATTAAATTCCATTGCTTTGGCGGCTTTGTTGGCGTAA
- the bioD gene encoding dethiobiotin synthase, with product MSVYFISGIDTDAGKSIVTGVIARTLLKKGVKVITQKFIQTGCRGISEDILKHREIMGIEPQEVDKDGTTCPYVMTYPASPHLAAEIDKITIDTAIIHRSTEKLTALYDKVLLEGAGGLFVPVNRHYLTIDYVQDNGYPLILVASSKLGSINHTLMSLELCRLRGIDVKYVVYNDFPNDSEIIKNDSITIIRQYLDDHFPKCKLLELPVIEGNKWPELYIG from the coding sequence ATGTCGGTGTATTTTATCAGTGGTATCGATACGGATGCCGGAAAATCTATTGTTACGGGAGTAATAGCCCGGACACTATTGAAAAAAGGAGTAAAGGTCATTACACAGAAGTTTATCCAGACGGGATGCCGGGGAATATCGGAGGATATATTGAAACACCGGGAGATTATGGGCATAGAGCCACAGGAAGTGGATAAGGACGGAACAACCTGTCCTTATGTTATGACCTATCCGGCTTCGCCACATTTAGCGGCAGAAATTGATAAGATAACTATCGATACGGCAATCATTCACCGGTCAACCGAAAAATTGACTGCATTATACGATAAGGTATTATTGGAGGGAGCCGGGGGATTATTCGTTCCGGTCAACCGTCATTACCTGACAATCGATTATGTACAGGATAACGGTTATCCGTTGATATTAGTGGCTTCTTCCAAATTAGGCAGTATCAATCATACTTTAATGAGTCTGGAGTTATGCCGCCTGCGGGGAATTGATGTGAAATATGTCGTATATAACGATTTCCCCAATGACAGTGAAATCATAAAAAACGATTCGATTACGATCATCCGTCAGTATCTGGATGACCATTTTCCCAAATGTAAATTATTGGAATTACCTGTCATAGAAGGAAATAAATGGCCGGAACTCTATATCGGTTGA